TGCAGCACCATCTCGGGGCTGTCTTTTCTGAGATTCATTATCCGAGTGTCTTTCATTTTCAGCCTTTTCTACTGGAGCTGAACGTTCATTTTCCTCGAGCTCGATTAATGCAGCATTTAGTTCTTCAATTGATGAATACCTAGACATGTTTGGTCGGATATCAGCAAATAAATCCTGCAAGGATACATAGAACAGCTCTCCTCAGTCTTCGCCAAAAATAACAAATATCTTCAGAATCATCAAACAATTCAAGTAATCAAGTGTACAATCCTATGATTCTCTTTGAACTTCAGATATGAATTACCAATAACTGATAGCAATATTTGCCATCATCAAATGTAGCATAGCATGTTGGTCTGAGACAGTACATTGTAAAATGGTTTGCTGCCAGACGTGTAGCTCAGTATACTGGAGTACTGATACTAGTAGTAATATGCCATgaacaagctcaagatcatacAGTTCAATTTGTCTTTCGTCATTTACATCTTAGCTTTCCATTAGCAAGTTAAATGCTGCTACCTAAGCTCACCAGGTCAAATAGGAGTAAGgctataatttattttaaataaacaGATTTGGTCCCCTGATTCCTTACTAAGATAAATTTTTGTGTGATCTGTTGAAGGAACAAACTAGACATCAAAATATTGGCAGAAAAATGGTCCTGACTGTCGAGTAAACTATTCAGAAGTCAGCAAATGATTGGATAATAACCATCAAATACAAGTCGGTTAAGTACTCTCAGCAAAACGCATGTTCAACCTCATCCAGAATGCAAAAGCTATTAGGAAAGCATTCCCGGCCACTCACAATGTAGATTTAACTACTGCATCACACAGCTtctaaatttgtttgaattcatgATTCCATTTGTGCAGACGCGCCTGTGGCACGATGGTTGAGGCCGCCCGCTGCGGCGTCTCCCCGCCCAGGCTCGAAGCCTGGGTGCTGCATGGTCGTTGTGCCCCCTCCAAAAATATAGTAACCGCGCAGATGGGTCCGCGGCCGCCACGAAGCGTGTGCGCGTGAGGTTCCTGCCAGCTATTGAGGTTCGGGGGGGTCCCTACCTTAAGGGCTATGTCAAGGGGACGTCTCTCCCCTTGATCgagtctttttatttttatgattCCATTTGTAACAAAGAAGAATTATGTAAGTATTCACGCATAAGTTTTATATGAAAAAGAACTAACCTGAATGTCAAACTCTATGTCAAGTGGTATGGGCCCTTTAATCATAATGTATCTTTGAAAGTGTAGCAAAAATTTGTCGAGCTTCCTTTTTGAAGATCCCTTACTGAAGTAGTGACCACAGGTCTGTAAAAGTGTAATGATCAACCTGATCCTGAAGCAGTCTTCTGGTGGATCCAACACATCTTGCTGCATAAGTAGAGAAGGGGAAAATGTTCAGTGACAACATATTATGGATCCTTAGATAGACACAAGAGTGATTATTCTCAACATGAGCTTGCATTTATTTCAAAATATGAAAGAGGCCAGCTTAACAGAGCCAAACTTTTTGACAATTCTTTATTGCCAAAGTAAGTAGACTTATTTACACCAATGTTAggctaggcgctaggcggttTCTAGGCGGTGACCCATCGCCTAGAGCCTAAGCGAGCCTAGGCGAGCCTAGGCGTTTCTAGGCGATTTTCTAGGCGGTGTTGTACATGTATATATACCTTCCTATACACATCAATTATATctctaaaagaaaagaaaatctgAAGACTAGTGGGGGCAGTGGGCCTAAAGTTGGACAAAAAGGCCCATCAAAGCAGCCCAACCCAAGTCCCAACCCTAACTCCACCTTATCTCCATCCGATGCCTCCCCCACCTCTGCTTCCTCCTCCACCCGCTTCTTCCTCTGCtgcacagccgccgccgcctgcccgctATTGCCTCCTTCGCTGCCCAGACAGCCGCCCCCaccctcccctgcttcctccTCCGCTGCCATCGCCCTCGCCGGCGTGGATCGATGCCGAAGCCTCTCCCCCAGCCCATCCTTGCCTCCTCTGCAGTCGCCACAAGCCGaccttcccgccgccgccgcaacctcCATCCAAGACTCTGCCGTCGTCGCCCGACGTCCCAGCCCGCCTAGGGTACCGCCTACCCCCTAGGCGAGGCGGAACCATAGTCACagaattcggggtcgatgcctcgtcccacgacccgggaacgccgttctgattcgagggtcggggtcaaagagggtcagtgtcccattcaaggttggatcgcgTCCCGGTTTGAGAGGGGTCGTAGCCCtattgctagcagatttaattgggataagaagGTTATTGATAGCGGATtgatgtggtttttgttagataatAAGCTAAGTACGTGTAGTATGATCTAGATGTACTATTTtgtatgtttcttatatgcttgtgcagattagtttcttcattagtagcacatatatatatatagtttttgtctttttaaagacgcatcgacccgaagatatcgacccgGATGAATCAGAGTCgcgttccacataataatttatcgttccatagaggtataccccattcgtaccacaattttataaagtgacgaccctcgaccctcgaccccgttcctcgacccggtcgacccaggaactttgtgactatgggcGGAACCCCTCCGCCCAGCGACTAATCCCGCCTAGGCGAGCGCGGAACGCCGCCTTGTTGAACATTGATTTACACATCTGTATAGATACACCTATGGTGCCCACAGATAATTCTAGAACATTGCTGAACTTGATTTAGTTATTGAGCTTTGCAAAAAGGCAAATGATCAGATTATTTAGAAAAACTGTGGATATATTTGCTGGAGACATACAATACAATTATTTCCTACTGAGAGCTGCTAGGTATTTACAGTTAACAGACTTGTATCTAGACGCATGATGCACAACGAAGTTTATTGTTAGAAAACGAATTTGAAGCAACAGTTCTAAAGGGCGCATTTACTTACTTCAGGAGTTCCATGACCAAACACAATGATAAGGTACAGTGTCTCAAATACAACTGATGAATCTATAAGCTTGTAGCAGTATAGCTCCCCAAGGAACCGCATGTGAGCAAGCCGCCTTTGTTGCATCCCATAGTCATTCAACTCCAATCCAACCCTTATCTCTTCTAAAACCTAAATAAAAAGGGGAAATAAGTATATAACTTTGATGTCAAACAGTTTCTCCCCCAAAGTAACAACTGAAAACTGCCAGTTGATTAAGGTGCTACAATTTCCTTTTACATACTGACAAAAGCGGAAGAAAAAGACTCCTATGAGTTGAAAAAGTGTTATTTTCCTTCCTTGTTATGCACTCGGCTAAAGGGACTAACCTCATCTACCACTGCGACAGCAAAGTCATCATGATGGCGGCTGAGGCTAGCAGTGAGAAGAGCAATCAGATGAACTTGGCTGTACTTTCCTTTGTGAACCTTTAGGAAGCACTTTAAAAGGTACTGTTGACATTCTGCCCAAGGTAACTTGCGTAGTTGGCGGAAAACATGTTCAGCACTTGATTTGTCAAGATCTGAGAAAAGCAACTTTCTTATGTACTGCACAGGGAAAGGGAGGATAGTTAACTGTATAGTTTCGTACATAAATTCAATGGAAACGCACAATAAAAAGCAAAGAATACATGGAAATCTTACTTGATGCAAAGGTGGCCGAACTTTTGAGATTCGCGCAGACCTTTCCGGCGGTTTACAAAGGTAGTAGGCGTTTTCTACAAGTGTACTGTGACGTGGGTCCAAATTCTTGACATTCTTTAATCTCATCAGTATCTCCAGCATGTTAGCCATGCGAATTGTAGTTTCAGGTGAGCGATACAAAAAACGCCCACAAGTCTCGAGAAGGTTGCAGGCTACATCGATGTTATGATGACTGAAATCATCTAGGCAGGCCTGAATAATATAAGAATTAATACAAAAATACAGAAAATTCGTTATCAAACCAAGACAAGAAAACACAGTGAAAAGCAGACCTCACTAGTCCCCTACATGATAAACGCATACCTTCAAACAGCTAAAAACAAGAGCTGGAGGAGCCATCTTGAACTTGCACAGCTCCCCAATAAACcttatgttttttatttttgtttcaatGTTGATTTGATCCTGAAAGGTTATAAGCAGAGAGAATAGTTAGTAAACTGTATATACAAAACATATAAGAGGCAAAAGAGTTGCTGCTTCCCTCCACTTGAAATCAAATTTCAAGGAGGATTTGGGTGACATGATGAACATATTTGTAAATACCATAATAAATAGTCATTAGCATTGTAGAAACTAGTTTTCCCATGGatttcttatatatatatatatatatatatatatatatatatatatatatatatatatatatatatattcatgttAATCAGCTTGGATTCTAGAGCAAAAAAACAAATAGTCGATATCCAGGGCTTAGAAGTAATATTCATGATAAGAAAAGAGGAAGTAGGCACAGACAATGTCAAGCAACAAAGAGCTATGAGTATACCTTCTTATTTATTAAAAAGTTGAACTCCTCTTCAAGCATAGAGAGTAGCATACTTGGAACATCTTTCATACAAGTTGATAGTGTCGCAACCAAACGAGAATAGTAAGGCAACAGTTCCAGTGAAGTCCTATTGACATTGAATAAGGCACGCACAAGTTTCTTTCGATTTGCTTTAGAATTTAAGTAGCAAAACTCAACCTGGGGAAATCAAAAGTAGCTTCATTATGACAATCAGTCTAAGGTAAAGAGGATAGACAATACAAGATGAGTTAATACCGTCAATTGATCAATAAGATCACGGCTAACACATCCAGGCAACCTCTGCAGGAGGTTGTCCAAACTTGCGCCATCCAAGGCTCTtactttctctttctctctttcgtTTTTCTTATCCAGATCCTTCTCCTTaggtttttccttttctccatCTTTTCCCCTATCTTTATCTTTGTCCTCGCTATCTTTGACTCCATCATCTACTTTTACTTCCAGTTGATGTTCAGTGGCAGAAGTTTGAGCATTGTCATGTAGTTCAGTCTCTTGTTCTGAAGTGGATTCCTTCATAACAAAATTCATACAATGATTTCGCAGCAAACCCAAAAATTAGAATATCTGCTAAGTGAATGCATATTTAGAGTAGGGGGCGTATATATACTGCCTTCTCTCACTTACACGAGCTCACAAAGAGAAGAGGAGTACAAAACAACTTTGTAGATTTCAGATATAAAGAACATGTTATCAGTTCATTCAACCATCTGTGAATATCATCAGGCAATGCATAATTGATTCACATGGATTAGGAGCTAAAGCAGGTGGGTTTAGATACCAGAGAGGAAAAGGAGGAACAAAGAGAATACAAATGTAAACTTGAAGAATGGACAGTACAGGACTCATAATCTTACACTAGATTGCTCACGGCCCTTAGAGTGTTGCTCATTTGACTTAGGTTCAACCTCTCCCAACAATACAGCTGGCACAAATGCTCtgctcaaaaaattcataatatCAAACCAGCAATAAATGAAAGCTAACAAAAAGAATCTGGTATCGGAAACAGTAGTAAAGTAAACCTGAGATCAGGTAAAGACTCGTAAAAAACTTTGGTATCTTCATCATCCCAAATAGGTTCCAGTGTGGATGATTCTTTTCCAGAAGAGGTCGAGACATCAGTTCCTGTAGTAACCCTCGTTGTATTCCCATCATCTGGCATCACTGGAGGCTGCATATCAAGAGCTTCGGCCAGCCTGCAAAATAGAACGTTAAAGACAGCCAAAATCTTATAAGAAAAAAGACAGAATACTAATTGGCATGTCACACAGAACTATCAACAGATGTTTGGTTCCTGGCTTGCTGCACTACGCTGTGCCATCTAGTTAGGAATTTTTACTAATTCACGACACAGGTGGAAGGTGTGGATTGAACTTAGTAAGATGGTACATCAATACTACCTATATCCTGTCTATTTAAATATGCCCAATTGATGTTGTATCCTGGCTGAGATATGGATGAATCTGACTGCCATTTCATGCAAGTACATTGTCGATGTCTTTGTTTTCTTTAAAAAGTTTTATTTTATGATTGTAATAGTTGGGGTGGTTCAAGGGAGCAAAGAAAAAATCAGGTAGTAAATTCCACGAGTCATGTGCATGCTCCTATGCAATTCATCATGAACCAAGCATGTCATTACGTTTAATCCAAAAATGGCAGAAATGCATACTGGAATCTGTTCCAGAAATCAAATCAACATACCCAAAAAAAATAGAAGTGGTATGTCATTACATTCAATCTAATAAAAGACCACAGAATGGAAGCTTTCTGCTGATATGGCCAAAAAATACTCACGAGGATACACCACGTAGCAACTGATCAAAAGACTTCCTGAGTTTCTCATATGAGGCTGTGTTCTCATCACTTAGTTCACCTTTGGCACTTAGAACTTTTGCATTCTCTGCCTCCATTAGACGAAGAGACTGCACGCAAAGAAAGAGTTTGGTTTATGCATGAATATATAGGGAAAATCAAATTACAAACAACAGTGTCCAGAAACAACGAAAAGGAGTTACCGCATGTTCTGATTGTAGTAGTTCAGCTACAGCATCATAGTAAGAGTTCAAGGCTTTCTTAAAGAACTTCTTCTGATCAGCTGTAACATTTAGGTCCTTAAAGAACTGCATCAATTCAGCATTTTTGGCAAATCAATTTTATGTAGAATCGACGCCTTACATTGTGAATAAATTCAGATCACCAGAGTCTAAGACATATCAATCTGTTGACAATAACCATATACTCTGTGGGTCTATACAATGCAAACGTGCTTATTTGGTAAACTCTAAGAACAGCACACAAAATAATATACAGTTGCAGAATGGTTATCAAGAGTAATAATTTTATTCATGAAGGTTTATCACGTGCTTGGGCCCAAGCCTGATGGGCATCATTAGACAGTGAAACTTCCTGAAGTGAAATGAAAAATAGAAACAATATCAATGCACTTTGATCTACTATAGTGAAATATTAATTGATTAGGTGTTATATAGTCACATTTAAAGTCTACAAAAAGTATGCTGCTTAATCCTGGAAAAGAAAACTGGTAAGTTTGGAGCTTGGGGTGTGTACTGAATAAAGATCAGCTAGATCCACCATTGCATTTGAATCACGTTATCAGTATTTTTTTCTGAGACCATAATTTAAGCAAATAAGGTTAATACTTAAATTTCGCTTACTTCATCATAAGCTTCTTGACCGTGAGACTGTAGACCTACAAGAAACCTCCCTTGACGAGCAAAAGTGGATAGAAGAGACAAATTTGTCTGAGTTGCTTCACGGTCCTTCAAATGTTCTGCTGATGTAAGATCTTTTATGATATTTACAAATATGCTAGCATCTTCAACAATTCCAACAAAGTACAGTTCAATCAGAAGTTTCAATGTGCTTCTCTTCTTCATGGCTCTTGAATTTTTGTCTGCATCCAAATCATCTCCAGATTTTCCAGGAAAGAAAACCTTCAGTAGACCTTGTATAAGACAAGGAGAGAAGTCCTTGTATCTTTGATGAAGCATCGAGCAAACCTACATTACATAGCAAAAAGGGTAAATCCATATAGACAAATCATTAACTAAACCTCAAAGTAAAGTGATGATGGTTGGACTGGATCAAGATTATATAGTAATTATAGGAATAGACGATAAAAATGATATGAAAGACTCCACCCGATCCCACTACTGGTTGGACCACTAACCGGTGAATCAAACATCTCAGCAAGCCAGCAGCTGCTAATTACCATAACTATGCTACAGCATAGATAAGAATGGTTGATACCTAACATACAGTGACATAGAAACAAGTCCAAAGGTTGTCACTAATATGGTACAAGATAGCAACAGCTATGATATGGGCAGATTGAACTCTAATCATCGAACTTCTCATGTCAAAAAGAGACTCTAATTGAAGCCCATTAGCCCAGTTTGTTGAAATACCTAATTGATTGATTCCATCGAATGTGTGCAGCCTTGATAATATTTAGGCACCCGCCAATAGATCACAGCCAACCGAGTTGGACTCCTATGGTTAACTGTCCTAATACTAACTGACTGAGATGATGCATTCTCATAAGGAAACTACCCTGATACTGATAGCCTTCCTAATACCACCTAGCAGACACGTAGGATAATGAACATGCTTCATCATGCAACCTAGAGACTTGACGTATAGAAAAGATCTTGCACAGGTAAAGTGAAGGAGGCAACAGAAATGACATCATAAGCGTGTCTATGAGAAATGGACATTTTTACACAAACTATAGACGACTGCTGTTGCAAATCACCTGAACTGCAGCTTGTATATCAGCTGAGCGAAGTTTGGCCTCACAAATATAAGAAACTGCTTCACTGACAAATTTGCTCAAATTCACACTTTTCAACTCATCCATTAGCCCATCCTTCTGTTCATCATTTATTGTCTTCAGCTTCTTTATCACTGTTGTATTTCGCTTGATACTGGAGTCCAGAGTTCTCAGGTAGTTTGCATCTGGAATTATTGAATCATCACATAGATCATATGCGATGATACAAAAATTGTGCATTACTGATCAAGATAAAAGGTGCATATGCTATGACAAAACATGAACCATATATCTCAAAGCAAAACAACCCAAAATTATAAAACAGAAGAGAtaagcaaaagaagaaaaaaaagtaaattAAACCTAATATTAAGTGGCTCATCATCCTCTGGTGTCAGGACTCTAAGAACGTATAAACAACAGAAATTCTTGAATGCCAAATTGTCACCGTAAGTTTTTTGTTGTCAAAGAAAAACTTACAAGTGAAATGTGATAGAATAAGAGCTCTAGGCTAACATATATAAATGAATCTTCCATAAGATTATAGGAAGAGATCCATAAACTTTCAAGTGTGGCTTTCTAGGACTCCAAAATATCAGAGAAATTAAGTTACATCTTAAATTTAGAGCTAAAATTTTGGTTTCCTTTCATTGCAGCTATATTTCTCATCTAATTCTTGACAGCTACAAACATACATTTACAGTTGTAGAGCACATAGATTTTATCTCTCCCACCTAATGACCAAGTTTTCAATCATTGTATTAGAGAAAATTGTTTTTTTAACAATCGTATAAAAAAATCTCCAGCGAATTTTTATGTGAAGATAAAGCAGCAAACCCATACTGTGTGTGACACATCTAATTGGAACTGCGATTTTAGAGTGATATACGAATGTAGAAAGTAACTCTACACCTAATAACAAGAATAAGACCAAGAATGCTTCCAGCAATCAGAGtggttatttgtgcattaaATCATTATATGAAATATCCATTAGTGAAAGAAATAAATACCAGGCCTTTCAGGATTTAGGTTGCTCTGGCGGAGGGAAGTCTTTTGatcaataatttttttatgttcttCAAGACGGGCCTCCTGCATAGAGCAAAATGTTAGTGAGCAGTATAGCGTTTATAGCAATATAGATAATAGAAACAGGAATTTAAAATCTGCAACACTAGAGAATTTGAGCTTGCTCGAGATACTAGAAGTTGACAACAGGAGACCACGAGAGAAATCTTTATTTGTGGAGCACTGTCACACAATATGACCATAAAATTGCATGGGTGAAGCTAGGTCCAAGATTTATCTTAGCTCCTATCGATGGACAATTGCTGGTGGTGACATTTGGTTGGTGGGTTGATTGAAACTCAAGAGCATCCTGGTTTGCAGCGTCGAGCAGTGCTCTGTCCCATGCCCTCTCATCATTCATGCAATCTAGGTTATAGCACACATATTTATCTGATGATATTTAGGTCAAAATTGCAAGACTAATACTAAAACTTTAGCAATGTTATCGATTGAACCACATAAGGCACTATCATAGTTGACCTATCAAATACCCAACCAATTCTAGACATGGTAAAAAAGTCCCTAACTGATTTGTATCCCTATCATTGACAGGGTTTGACAAGGAAATAAGGTTAGAATGGATTTATGACCAATATCGTCAGATTAACAAAATTAGATGGCAAAATGAAAGGATACCCCTAAATAGTGAAATTACGAGATAGCAACATCAACATTTCAAATTACCACTTAAGGAATAGAGGTCTCCACTTACCTCATCATCCTGTTTGCTTTGGCGCGCCTCATCATCTTGCTTGGTGTCAGTTCGGTTCTCATTTTGAACATTATCCATTTTGTTGTTCGGAATAAAAACCCACAACTATAAAACGGTACCAAAACAACCTTAGAACCTGTTAACAGCAAATAGTAAACCACAATCAATTAGTGGTAAATTATAATGGCAAGTTAGAACCCTAAAAAACGGGCTGACACAAACATAACCATCATAACAAAGCGGCCTCTCAGATTATGAACACACACCAGTAGTCACAACTCGGAACACAAGTAGCATAgtttgaccccccccccccccacccccacaaaTTTTTATCTATTATTTAGAGAAAAATAGGCTACGTTTAGCAACCCCTTCCCGAAACACACGCACCACAGCGAGCAAATCCGCAACAAACAAACTATAGGAATCGGAGCAGGGCCGGACCCAGCATAGGACATGGGTGTACACATGTACGCCCGATAATTTTTGCaaaacgaaatcgaagttaGTAGGTAATATATTGTAACTGGATTCGGATCCAaatacaaatagttttgttagggtttggggtgctccatctcgcacagcagaaggaaagagaagggtCGGGCACACCTGGAGATGCACGTCGCCGGCAAAGAGCTTGGCGAAGACGTGacaaatggcgccgccgctcgcccagtcgtcgccgccagggaaggaGGAGCAAGGGGGAGAGTCCGAGAGAGGAGAGAAACAGAGGGGGGAGATGTAAACTCGAGGCCCTGAGCCCTAAGCCCAGAGCCCTGAGCGGGAGCCGGGAGGGCTGTGAATGAGCCGAGCGTGAGCGAGCCTGCCACCTCAAGCTGGAGCATCCGAGCCGAGGTCGACTACACCGCAGTAGCGTTGACGGTAGATTAGGAGATGCACATACACATATTAAGGCCTGTTTAGTTCCggcgcaaaaaaaaattcgttgaaattttattaatttgaagtactaaatgaagtctattcacaaaattttttgcacagatgggttgtaaatcgcgagacgaatctaatgatgctaattaatccatgattaatcaataattagcggatggttactgtagcatcactgttgcaaataatggattaagtatactcattagattcgtctcgcgatttacagcctatctatgcaaaaagttttgtaaatagacttcatttagtactccatgcatgtgtcgaaacattcgatgtgacggttttTTTCGTTTAGGGGTTTATGGgttaggaactaaacagggcctaacggtagatttaatttgattaacAAATGGAAATAGAAGTATACCTGGAtatttagttttattattttataCCTATTTTAACTTGTATGACACGTCAGCTCGCTAGCTAAGAGAAGACTCTAATCTCCGTAGCCGGGAGGGAGTCGGCAGGAAGCGtccaaggatggcaacgggtcgggttcggttcgggtggagtgtctgggcacccaaaaccgaaacccgaacttaaaacccgaacccgacccaaACTCTGATTCGGGTGCAAATTCATGCCCAAAatcgaaacccgcggatacccgaaacccgacggATAATCCGAAACCCGAATCTTTTTACAAATCAGCCTGGTGATTCACGGACTGGCGAGGTCGCGCCGTCGCGGTctgggcgtctggcgaggcgcCTAGGCTAGTGAGGTCAACGAGGCCGTGCggccgggcgggcggccggccgggcgctGTGCGAAGCGGGCCTGCGGGCCACGGGAGGCGCCCGCCCTCCGGACGCCGGTGCGGCGGTGCGAGACTCAGACTACGAGGGGCCGAGGGCGCGAGCGGCCACCTCCCTCCGGACGCCGTGGCACCGTGCGCCTCTGCCCTCCGCGGCTCCACCTGGACCACCTCGAGCCCCCGACAAGCCCGTGCGGCGGTGCAGGGGCACTGGGGTCTGgggctcgccgctcgccgccttgCGGGCGCTAGCCAGCTGGCCGCTGGAGCTCGCCGGTCGCGGGCCGCTGGCCGTTGGGGCTCGCTGCTGCGGATCAGGGGCACAGCACAGGGATCCGGCCGTGCGCAGCTCAAGGGATCGAGGGGGCGGGGGTGCAGCGCTGCAGACAAGCGCCCAGGCTGccagggtgcggcggcgggctggaggGGATCAAGGAGGCAGCAGGGAGGTGGGATGAGAGAGGATGGGGTTGATTCCAAGTATATATTGCTAGGGTTTGTAGATGGGCTTTTATTGGGCTGAAAATTTCGGGGCCCCAATGGAGCTCCGCGGGTAAATTTTGGGATCCGCTCTAAACCCGAaatatttcgggtacccgaaaccgCAAATCCGCGGGTCTAATCTAGAATCCGAACCCgcaaacccgaaacccgcggatacccgcccCGCTGCCATCCATAGAAGCGTCGCCGAGcgttgattgacctcgccataGGGATGGAGCAGAACTCGGAGTAGTGGCAGAGCCAACAAAAATTCCAAGAGGAGTTGAAAGACCAAGAGAAGGCGAGCTGATAGCCATGGTCGTCATGGTGACCGCGATGGCGCGGGCGTGCAGTGGCGACCTACCTGCTCACGTGGCACGCCTCCCTTCGCGACCCTCCAGCTCCCTGTCCTGGGGCTTTTTTTCAATCCGTGGCTCCTACAAAAACAGTTCCAGCTGCAATTTTTAATGAAGTT
This window of the Panicum virgatum strain AP13 chromosome 1K, P.virgatum_v5, whole genome shotgun sequence genome carries:
- the LOC120709665 gene encoding regulator of nonsense transcripts UPF2-like; translated protein: MDNVQNENRTDTKQDDEARQSKQDDEEARLEEHKKIIDQKTSLRQSNLNPERPDANYLRTLDSSIKRNTTVIKKLKTINDEQKDGLMDELKSVNLSKFVSEAVSYICEAKLRSADIQAAVQVCSMLHQRYKDFSPCLIQGLLKVFFPGKSGDDLDADKNSRAMKKRSTLKLLIELYFVGIVEDASIFVNIIKDLTSAEHLKDREATQTNLSLLSTFARQGRFLVGLQSHGQEAYDEFFKDLNVTADQKKFFKKALNSYYDAVAELLQSEHASLRLMEAENAKVLSAKGELSDENTASYEKLRKSFDQLLRGVSSLAEALDMQPPVMPDDGNTTRVTTGTDVSTSSGKESSTLEPIWDDEDTKVFYESLPDLRAFVPAVLLGEVEPKSNEQHSKGREQSSESTSEQETELHDNAQTSATEHQLEVKVDDGVKDSEDKDKDRGKDGEKEKPKEKDLDKKNEREKEKVRALDGASLDNLLQRLPGCVSRDLIDQLTVEFCYLNSKANRKKLVRALFNVNRTSLELLPYYSRLVATLSTCMKDVPSMLLSMLEEEFNFLINKKDQINIETKIKNIRFIGELCKFKMAPPALVFSCLKACLDDFSHHNIDVACNLLETCGRFLYRSPETTIRMANMLEILMRLKNVKNLDPRHSTLVENAYYLCKPPERSARISKVRPPLHQYIRKLLFSDLDKSSAEHVFRQLRKLPWAECQQYLLKCFLKVHKGKYSQVHLIALLTASLSRHHDDFAVAVVDEVLEEIRVGLELNDYGMQQRRLAHMRFLGELYCYKLIDSSVVFETLYLIIVFGHGTPEQDVLDPPEDCFRIRLIITLLQTCGHYFSKGSSKRKLDKFLLHFQRYIMIKGPIPLDIEFDIQDLFADIRPNMSRYSSIEELNAALIELEENERSAPVEKAENERHSDNESQKRQPRDGAASVNGQSATNGVEENGKDHEVADSESYSGSGSIDGREDEDILSDDKSNDGSDNEGDDEDDGIPVGSDEEENVEVRQKIMQVDLKEQEDFDRELKALLQESLESRKSEARSRLPLNMMVPMNVLEGSKDQRATESESGEETVDEEGGNVGGSKVRVKVLMKKGHKQQTKQMLIPADSSLVLSTKQQEAAELEEKQSIKRRILEYNEREEEELNGGASQMGNWGQGASTTSSIRSGGRGSWDGPTRGGGRQRHHIAGSGGFYHSYGRRR